The genomic region CAGAATATGAAATCTAATATATTTAGCATACTATGAATTGACAATAAACTGATACGAAATATTTAAGTTCACAGTACACATATAAAGCTTCATATTAtcgcatattaaaaaaaaacatagaaagcaGCTTAGAGCAATTTATAACCTCTAACTAAATTCCTCGGTTTACAAAGTGCTTTGAAAGACCCCAGCTCCCAGTGGCCTAGCCACAATAGTGTCAGGACCACAAACTGCTGTGATCACAGCGCCGCGTGGACCCTGGAGGCACCAGGCCCCTCAGGGACAGGCAGGTGGGTTCTGTGGGTTTGCATTGAAGGTTTTTGAGGAAAATACCTTGAAACCTTCGGTAGGACTAGATAGGTGACAACGTGTGACAGGAAAGGCTGTCAGGCCAAGCGCAGGCGGGGCTCCCAGCCTCATGATAACGTGTAACAGGAAGGGCTGTAGGGCCGAGCGTGGGCAGGGGCTCCCAGCCTCGGTCCTCAGGTCGGTGGCACCAGAAGCGAGTGACGACGTGTCCGTGGTCACGAGGAGTGCTGGAGCCAGGGTGCCCAGCAGGAGGTGGCTGTCCCCGCTGAGGTCACCACTGCAGGGGCTGGCCCTTGCAGTAGGGGCACTCAGGTGCGGTGGCCGCACACGGCTCACAGAGGACGTGGTGCTGGCAGGGCCGCAGGACAGCACCGTGGGCCCGCTCCCGGCAGGCCACACACTGCTTGGCGCGGAGCTGGAAGATCACCTGCAGGGCCAGAACAATGACGGGCTCAGGAGGCCCCTGCCCAGGCCGGGCCAGCTGGGGAGCCGGAGGGCCTTCCGGGCAGGACTCAGCATCTCAGGCCGCCCGGCCACCAGCTACAGAGACAGGGTCAGGGCGACGCCCCAGCCAGGGCCAGCTCAGGGAGAAGGCAGCTGCGGGGTCAGGGGGGATGCTCTGTCTTAAGAGCCCTGGGCAGAGGACAGCCTCCTGGGGCCACCATAGACACGGCAGTGGCCAGACAGGCCAGGCCCGAGGGCAGCTGGGTGCCCAGGATGTGGGCTACGCAGGACCCTCTGTACTAGAGCAGCCAGGCCAAGAGCCCACCCTTAGCAGGCGAGGTGAGGAGGGGCACGCTGAAGTGGAGGGGTCATGTGTGAGGGTCACAGCTGTGAACAGGGAGGGATGGGGCCACGGGGAGCAGTGTGGCATTCGCTGACAAGAGGGAGGGGTGAAAGGGCAAGGGCCAGCCTGACAGGAAAGGCGGCTCCCAGGGGGGAAAGGCGGCTCCCAGGGGGGAAAGGCGGCTCCCAGGGGGGAAAGGCGGCTCCCAGGGGGGAAAGGTGGctcccagggagacaggcaaGGAGGCCACAGGGGGCTGTGCTGGGGTGGGGCACCGTCTCCTCCTCCCTAGGCCCGGAGCAGACcctggggcaggggaggaaggggacaccGCACCAGCCAGGGCCCTCCCCAGACAGGGACAGCAGCCCTGCAGGCAGGCTGGCCCCTCACCCTGCCCAGAGCAGGACTCACGCCGTCCACCGCCTCCAGGTCCAGGCGCAGCTGACTCTGCAGCGAGTGCAGCTTCGGCAGGGGAATGGTGCCGATGTCCCCACAGCCCCGCAGCCCCGGCAGTGTGGAGGCTACGCCCAGGCcctccagctcctcctgcagctgcTTCACCTGtgcctccacctcctccttcttCTGCAGCGCCAGCTGCCGGTCGCTATCGGCCACACGGGCACGCTCCTTGGCCTCCTGCGCCTCTCGCTGCCAGGCATCGCAGACCTGAAACCCAGGGCCCGTCTCAGCCCCTCCCACCTCACCTGTGCCACCTGCAGACCCCCTTGCCTGTGTCACCAGCgatcctccctcccctccccagcatcAGCTGTGGCCCCCTCACCTGAGACCCCTGcggccctccctccctccctccctccctcccctcccgtcTCACCCCCCACACGCTCACCTGAGTCCCCTGaggccctccctcccctcccgtcTCACCCCCCACACGCTCACCTGAGTCCCCGGCagccctccctccccctcacctGTCTGGCCCCCCACACGCTCACCTGAGTCCCCTgcagccctccctccctcccctcccgtcTCACCCCCCACACGCTCACCTGAGTCCCCTGCggccctccctccccctcacctGTCTGGCCCCCCCACACACTCACCTGCTTCACCTGCTGCCAGGACTCCTCCCACTGCCGGATCTTCCTCTTGGCCTCGTCCAGCTGCCGCCTGACCCGGGCCAGCTCAGCTCCGTTTGGACTTGCACTCGAAGAGGATGGGGGGCCGGCACTCAGgatgggggaggggctgggggagaagcTGCCGGAAACAAAGTCCCAGATGCTCCCGGGGACACCGTTCAAACCTGAGTGTGAAACGGTCGATGACGGCCCAGCCCCGCTGTGCTCGCGGCCTGGTGGGATTGGTGGGTGCTATGCCCCAGGCCCCACCGCTACGTGGGCACCCTCTGGGGCTCACCTGCCCTGACAGCAGGGGTGCAGCCACGCCTACCCCTTGCCCCACTCCTGGACCCCACCAGGCTCAGAAAGAGGCGCTGACAGTGACACCTGCCCCAGCCGGTCTCCCCACCAGATCTACGCCTTCCTGGCCACCTGAGGAGTCTAAACAGAGAGGAATTAAATTTGAGTTCCTGGGACCACACCACGAGGTGGGAGGGGCAGTGATTCTCAGACTCCACTCCCAGGAACCCCTCACACACTGAGACTCTCAAAGACCCCACAGAGCTGTGTCCATGTGGTGACTGCCAATGTCTATGCAGCTTTAGAGACTATGACTGAGACAGTTTaaatgttacttaaaaaaaacaggcctgtcatcccagcactttgggaggtcgaggccagcagatcacttgaggtcaggagtttgagaccagtatggccaacatggtgaaactccatctctactaaaaatacaaaaattagcctggcgtggtagcaggtacctgtgatcccagctactcgggaggctgagacatgacaATCATTttaacccggaaggcagaggctgcagtgaaccaagattgctggagcctggacgacagagtgaaactttgttttaaaaaaaaaaaaaacttttaaaattttgtatttttttgtagactcaggagtctcactatggtgcctagcctggtcttgaacccctggcctcaagtgaccacccacctcgacctcccaaagtgctgggattacaggcttgagccactatgtTGGCCCAaagtattagtttttttttttttttttttttttgagatggagtctagctctgtcgccaggctggattggaaagcagtggcacaatctcagctcactgcgacctccgactcccgggttcaagcgattctcctgccttagcctcccaagtagctgggattacaggcatgtgccaccacgcccgcctaatttttgtattgttagtagagacggggtttcaccatgttggccaggatggtctcgatatcctgacgtcgtgatccgcccacctcggcgccccaagtgctgggatgacaggcgtgagccaccacgccgggcctttttctcttcttttttttgagatggagtttcactcttgttgcccaggctggagcataatggcaccatctcagctcactgcaaactctacctcccag from Pan troglodytes isolate AG18354 chromosome 18, NHGRI_mPanTro3-v2.0_pri, whole genome shotgun sequence harbors:
- the UNKL gene encoding putative E3 ubiquitin-protein ligase UNKL isoform X20, with translation MTPPQQPPPLRSEPGTLGSAASSYSPLGLNGVPGSIWDFVSGSFSPSPSPILSAGPPSSSSASPNGAELARVRRQLDEAKRKIRQWEESWQQVKQVCDAWQREAQEAKERARVADSDRQLALQKKEEVEAQVIFQLRAKQCVACRERAHGAVLRPCQHHVLCEPCAATAPECPYCKGQPLQW
- the UNKL gene encoding putative E3 ubiquitin-protein ligase UNKL isoform X19 → MTPPQQPPPLRSEPGTLGSAASSYSPLGLNGVPGSIWDFVSGSFSPSPSPILSAGPPSSSSASPNGAELARVRRQLDEAKRKIRQWEESWQQVKQVCDAWQREAQEAKERARVADSDRQLALQKKEEVEAQVKQLQEELEGLGVASTLPGLRGCGDIGTIPLPKLHSLQSQLRLDLEAVDGVIFQLRAKQCVACRERAHGAVLRPCQHHVLCEPCAATAPECPYCKGQPLQW
- the UNKL gene encoding putative E3 ubiquitin-protein ligase UNKL isoform X21, which encodes MACRSQVPPHHRPSLAPSPRLDCSGLNGVPGSIWDFVSGSFSPSPSPILSAGPPSSSSASPNGAELARVRRQLDEAKRKIRQWEESWQQVKQVCDAWQREAQEAKERARVADSDRQLALQKKEEVEAQVKQLQEELEGLGVASTLPGLRGCGDIGTIPLPKLHSLQSQLRLDLEAVDGVIFQLRAKQCVACRERAHGAVLRPCQHHVLCEPCAATAPECPYCKGQPLQW